A segment of the Aureliella helgolandensis genome:
CGAGCAGACGGCCCAAGATGAGCAGATCTTGAGCCGTGCTCTACCGCGTCAAGTGACGCTGTCTTGGTTGTTGGATGACCCGCTGGTCAGCGATCGGCTTTCCGCAGGCTTGGCCGGGTTTCCTCCGCAATTGGATCTGTTGCTCGGAACGGAACCGCTCGCAAGCCTCGTGGATGACTCGGCACAACTCATCCTCCGAACTCCACAGGTTGTCGACGGGCGGCCCTGCCAAGTGCTGAGTATCCAACGCGGTAAGGTTGAGTATGTGATGTGGATCGATCAGGACTCACACCTCTTGCGGCGACTGCGAATTCCCAATGAGAATCTTGCGCCAGCGATGCTAGCCGATCAACGCGTCTCGGAAATACAATTGACCATTGAGTTGCCCGATATTCGTACTTCAGGCGATATTGATTGGGCGAACTTCACTCCGGAAATCAACGCACGGGACCGACTCGTAACTCATTTTGTCCCCCGGCCTCCTGCCATCGATACGACGCTCCTCGATCGCGAGCTTCCGCCTTTCACGATGCAGAATGAAGAGGGACAGGTGGTGGTGCAGTCGTCCACCATGAATCGAGATCGCAAAATTCTGGTGATGACTTGGTTGGCTGATCATCCCGCTTGCCGCGTCGCTGCGTCACAATTGAGTGTCATCGCACAGCAGTTGCGGTCGAGTGCACCTGAGGTTGCAGAGCGAATTCAATTCGTCTGTATCTGGGCTGCACCCACTCCACCGGCCGGCCTGACCTTTCCTGAGCTGCGCAAGTCTTGGGACATGCCAGGGATTTTTGCAGTGGATCGCAAGGCGATGGGACGCGATTTGTTTCGAGTCAACGAAGCACCGACACTGGTTGTCCTGGATGCCAACAATCGCTTGCAATTGCGAGAATTGCGAACCAACCCGGTCCTGGATCAACTACTACCTCGGCTTTTAGCCCAGATCGTCAGCGGAGAAAATATTGCACAGGCCGTTGTGCAACGCGCCCACGCAGAGCAGCTCCGCTATGCCGTCGAATTGCAATTGGCATCGGCCAGCGACAACCCGCGAGTCAACGACTCCATCCCCGAGAGCTACCAGCCTGCGCAGGTTCACCTCGCGGAAGTTAGTCAACAGGATTCCACGTCGGAATCGACGGCTACGACCGTGGATGCCAATCAGATGGTGTGGCAACTCCATGGCGATGGTCGCCTCGAACGGCAGTCGATTGTAGGGGACGCCGCAACATCCTTCACGACTCCCTGGAAAACAGTTGCTGGAGCGATGCCTCGCATCCAAGTCTCTCAAGATACTCGGTATATCGCGCTGGCTGAGCGAGATACGAATCACCTTGAAATCTTCGATTCGCAATCCGAGCAAAACCGAAAAATCGAATTGCCATTGAACTCCACGATCGTCGATCTTCGCTGGCTCGCGATGCATGGGACCCGCTCTCCACGCTTGGCGGTTGTGACCAGAGATGCGAAAACGATCCTCTTGGATCCCAAGAACCGTGAGCAGTTGAGTGGGGACAGCGCAGTGAAACCTGCGGCGATCATTTCAC
Coding sequences within it:
- a CDS encoding TlpA family protein disulfide reductase, with translation MNPLQLPLLTLRSRCAFHGCVLWCMVIGGFLLPACDRTDQVVQSSRATGEVPTGQLISTSQSPRAALEACIAAYENLTQYQDAGFVRLLYRLDGQPVEDRAPLSVAWKNTGQLGFSVYSLKAGPSGSRWRLRFGDEQTAQDEQILSRALPRQVTLSWLLDDPLVSDRLSAGLAGFPPQLDLLLGTEPLASLVDDSAQLILRTPQVVDGRPCQVLSIQRGKVEYVMWIDQDSHLLRRLRIPNENLAPAMLADQRVSEIQLTIELPDIRTSGDIDWANFTPEINARDRLVTHFVPRPPAIDTTLLDRELPPFTMQNEEGQVVVQSSTMNRDRKILVMTWLADHPACRVAASQLSVIAQQLRSSAPEVAERIQFVCIWAAPTPPAGLTFPELRKSWDMPGIFAVDRKAMGRDLFRVNEAPTLVVLDANNRLQLRELRTNPVLDQLLPRLLAQIVSGENIAQAVVQRAHAEQLRYAVELQLASASDNPRVNDSIPESYQPAQVHLAEVSQQDSTSESTATTVDANQMVWQLHGDGRLERQSIVGDAATSFTTPWKTVAGAMPRIQVSQDTRYIALAERDTNHLEIFDSQSEQNRKIELPLNSTIVDLRWLAMHGTRSPRLAVVTRDAKTILLDPKNREQLSGDSAVKPAAIISHASADSLVEGYVVLENGKVEPLQLSRDSTESAPALPGRPIAHTRTSAPPMNGTAGAAAVQAELDFLPAAGPWLPARDVRSGSVLARGWLAAEEPALFLLDQSLTPRWHYRMPIIDTSNAWPMIAEGLDPASGQTVWGIVEDQRTVHLLRADGIGRDHFRVSEPITGIAIVPSGDRLILRIVHRSKAINYSMSW